The uncultured Desulfuromonas sp. genome has a segment encoding these proteins:
- a CDS encoding MotA/TolQ/ExbB proton channel family protein, translating to MLEIFQKGGPLMYPILFCSVLALAIFLERVWVYRGLIKQSRRLRDEVELLVRNEHIADALAICRERRTLLAPIYVVALNAAGRSRDQIKTLVEEVGERYSVTLDRYLGLLGTIATIAPLLGLLGTVLGMIRAFTQLAVQGVGTPATLGGGISEALITTATGLSVAIPTILLHKYLTSRSDNIAHQLEIHALDLVDLLAHDAKRP from the coding sequence ATGCTGGAAATTTTCCAAAAAGGTGGTCCTCTGATGTATCCGATCCTGTTCTGCTCGGTGTTGGCGTTGGCCATTTTTCTCGAGCGGGTTTGGGTGTACAGAGGCTTGATCAAACAATCCCGGCGCTTACGAGACGAGGTCGAACTGCTGGTTCGCAATGAGCATATTGCCGATGCCCTGGCAATTTGCCGTGAACGGCGAACATTGCTGGCCCCCATCTATGTTGTGGCGCTCAATGCCGCCGGTCGCAGTCGTGATCAAATCAAGACCCTGGTGGAAGAGGTCGGCGAGCGTTACAGCGTGACCTTGGACCGGTATCTTGGTTTGTTGGGAACCATTGCCACCATTGCACCGCTCCTTGGTCTCCTCGGCACGGTTCTCGGTATGATCCGCGCTTTTACCCAGTTGGCGGTCCAGGGGGTGGGGACTCCGGCCACGCTGGGCGGCGGCATCTCCGAGGCGCTGATTACCACGGCAACAGGTTTGTCCGTTGCCATTCCGACCATCCTTCTGCACAAATATCTGACCAGCCGCTCGGACAATATTGCCCATCAACTGGAAATTCATGCCCTGGATCTGGTCGACCTGCTGGCTCATGATGCCAAGCGCCCATAA
- a CDS encoding biopolymer transporter ExbD → MAFKRKERDEVRVELTSMVDVVFLLLIFFMISTTFVDSTGIDINLPQAGTQKLDKHPEEVKVYLEKSGLIHLEDRLVSMEDLRSHLAAYGERAAQTTFILLADKQAQHGKVVQLMDAAQRAGFAKLAIATEPEVTKR, encoded by the coding sequence ATGGCGTTTAAACGAAAAGAACGGGACGAAGTTCGTGTTGAATTGACCTCCATGGTTGATGTGGTTTTCCTGCTGCTGATTTTCTTCATGATTTCCACGACCTTTGTCGATTCTACCGGAATCGACATCAACCTGCCCCAAGCCGGCACTCAGAAACTCGACAAGCACCCGGAAGAGGTTAAAGTCTATCTGGAAAAGTCGGGGTTGATTCATCTCGAAGATCGTTTAGTCTCTATGGAGGATCTTCGATCCCACTTGGCCGCTTATGGTGAACGCGCAGCACAAACCACGTTTATTCTGCTGGCCGATAAACAGGCGCAGCATGGTAAAGTAGTGCAACTGATGGATGCTGCCCAGCGCGCCGGTTTTGCCAAGCTGGCCATTGCGACAGAACCGGAGGTAACAAAACGTTGA
- a CDS encoding 6-phosphofructokinase, producing the protein MKTIAVLTGGGDCPGLNAVIRGVVRSAVGTHGWRVIGIEDGFDGLLSGIKTRELDLKAVRGILQLGGTILGTSNHGNPLHYPVMENGEIHWMDVSSQVVEHFNGIGADALIAVGGDGTLKIAQRLYELGMNVVGIPKTIDNDLKATDVTFGYNTAVGVVTEALDRLHTTAESHHRVMVVEVMGRDAGWIALESGISGGADVILLPEIPFSIEKVCAAIRQRRERGGRFSIVVVAEGAHPQDGEQVIQESANKSRGGVDRLGGIGEHVAGQITQCLDMEVRTVVLGHLQRGGTPSPFDRILGTRFGVKAVDLIADDDYGKMVALRGRSVVATTLAEAVGSLNLVPAHGEMVQAAEKLGIMLGR; encoded by the coding sequence ATGAAAACCATCGCAGTTTTGACCGGAGGGGGCGATTGCCCGGGGTTAAATGCCGTTATCCGTGGCGTGGTACGCAGCGCCGTTGGCACACACGGTTGGCGGGTGATCGGCATTGAGGATGGCTTTGACGGATTACTTTCGGGGATCAAAACCCGTGAGTTGGACCTCAAAGCAGTGCGTGGCATTCTGCAGCTGGGGGGAACCATTCTCGGCACCAGTAATCATGGCAACCCGTTGCATTATCCCGTCATGGAGAACGGTGAGATCCACTGGATGGACGTGTCGTCCCAGGTGGTGGAACATTTCAACGGTATTGGCGCGGATGCCTTGATTGCTGTTGGTGGTGACGGTACCCTGAAGATTGCTCAACGGTTGTACGAACTGGGGATGAATGTGGTTGGGATTCCCAAAACCATTGATAATGATCTCAAGGCTACGGATGTCACGTTTGGCTACAACACCGCTGTCGGCGTGGTGACCGAAGCTCTCGACCGCCTTCACACGACAGCGGAGAGTCATCACCGGGTGATGGTGGTCGAAGTGATGGGCCGTGACGCCGGCTGGATTGCTCTCGAATCCGGGATTTCCGGTGGTGCCGATGTGATCCTGCTGCCGGAAATTCCTTTCTCCATCGAAAAAGTTTGTGCTGCCATCCGTCAGCGTCGAGAACGCGGGGGACGGTTCTCTATTGTTGTTGTGGCTGAAGGCGCTCATCCTCAGGACGGTGAGCAGGTGATTCAGGAATCCGCCAATAAGAGTCGTGGCGGGGTGGATCGTCTTGGTGGCATCGGTGAACACGTTGCCGGGCAGATTACCCAATGCCTTGATATGGAAGTGCGTACCGTGGTCCTCGGTCATCTGCAGCGCGGCGGTACGCCGTCACCTTTTGACCGGATTCTCGGCACCCGTTTTGGTGTCAAAGCGGTTGACCTGATCGCCGATGACGATTATGGAAAAATGGTCGCATTACGCGGTCGTTCCGTGGTCGCAACCACTCTGGCTGAAGCTGTCGGCTCATTGAATCTGGTGCCGGCGCATGGAGAGATGGTGCAGGCCGCCGAAAAACTGGGGATTATGCTCGGTCGTTAG
- a CDS encoding cation diffusion facilitator family transporter, translating to MEQKRLTAARLAILTATILAIIKLTTGIITGSMALLSSAADSLLDILMSLGNFFALKQAHKPADATHPYGHGKYETAATFLQSVLVGVSGGYILYESIHRLSRGATLTHVDVGIGVLALSVFVSWLLSRYLKRVGKQTESSALQADALHYATDVYSNLVLLVGLVAVNTLGWQWLDPALSVGVGIYVLKAAYGLFRSCLDEFLDAGLPAEQLEKISQCIEQHRSDVTGYHHLRSRRSGTKRLIDFHLTFCRFKTIQEAHAIADAVEKDIQQQIPNADITIHLEPTECEQCRNCTTCNAPCEAREHRPAQSGQPASNDRA from the coding sequence ATGGAACAAAAACGCCTCACAGCAGCCCGTCTGGCTATTCTTACCGCCACAATTCTAGCCATCATCAAGCTGACCACCGGCATCATCACCGGCTCCATGGCTCTGTTGTCGTCGGCGGCGGACTCCCTTCTCGATATCCTGATGTCTTTAGGCAACTTCTTTGCCCTGAAGCAGGCCCATAAACCCGCGGATGCCACCCATCCCTATGGCCACGGCAAATACGAAACCGCCGCCACGTTTCTCCAGAGCGTGCTGGTCGGTGTTTCAGGCGGTTATATCCTCTATGAATCCATCCACCGTCTTTCCCGTGGCGCGACACTGACTCATGTCGATGTCGGCATTGGTGTTCTGGCACTGAGTGTTTTTGTCTCGTGGTTATTGAGTCGCTATTTGAAGCGGGTGGGCAAACAGACGGAATCTTCCGCATTGCAGGCCGATGCACTGCATTATGCAACGGATGTTTACAGTAACCTGGTCCTGCTGGTGGGTTTGGTTGCCGTCAACACACTGGGCTGGCAATGGCTTGATCCGGCACTGTCCGTAGGGGTCGGAATTTATGTTCTTAAAGCCGCGTATGGGTTATTTCGATCCTGTCTCGATGAATTTCTTGATGCGGGATTGCCTGCGGAGCAATTGGAAAAAATTTCACAGTGTATTGAACAGCACCGCAGTGATGTGACGGGCTACCACCACCTGAGGTCCCGCCGCAGCGGGACCAAGCGGTTAATTGATTTCCATCTGACCTTCTGTCGTTTCAAGACCATTCAGGAGGCCCATGCCATTGCCGACGCCGTTGAAAAGGATATCCAGCAGCAGATCCCTAATGCAGATATCACCATCCACCTTGAGCCGACGGAATGTGAACAGTGTCGTAACTGCACCACCTGCAATGCCCCGTGTGAGGCCAGGGAACACCGTCCGGCACAGTCAGGGCAACCAGCGTCTAACGACCGAGCATAA
- a CDS encoding DNA gyrase inhibitor YacG: MDVPCPQCKKMTPWEDNPWRPFCSERCRLVDLGCWVDEDYRIAGDPAPVADDEVDYNV, translated from the coding sequence GTGGACGTACCGTGCCCTCAGTGTAAAAAAATGACCCCTTGGGAAGACAATCCATGGCGACCGTTTTGTTCCGAACGGTGTCGTCTGGTGGATCTCGGCTGTTGGGTTGACGAGGATTATCGCATCGCCGGTGATCCGGCACCTGTCGCTGACGACGAGGTCGATTACAACGTATAA
- the queD gene encoding 6-carboxytetrahydropterin synthase QueD: protein MYRLKICTHFAAAHNLINYDGDCENLHGHNWKVEVTVRAKELDESGLGIDFKILKARTKELLATLDHKYLNELPPFKESSPSSENIGRYLFEALEDVLNSDNVQVDCVNVWESENACASYSRD, encoded by the coding sequence ATGTACCGTCTTAAGATTTGTACCCACTTTGCCGCTGCCCATAATCTGATCAATTACGATGGTGATTGTGAAAACCTGCATGGCCACAATTGGAAAGTTGAAGTCACGGTCCGCGCGAAAGAGCTGGATGAGTCCGGACTCGGCATCGACTTTAAGATTCTCAAGGCTCGCACCAAAGAGCTGCTGGCCACGTTGGATCACAAATATCTGAACGAATTGCCACCATTCAAGGAATCAAGCCCTTCTTCGGAAAATATCGGCCGTTATCTGTTTGAAGCTTTGGAAGACGTGCTCAATTCGGACAACGTTCAAGTGGATTGCGTCAATGTCTGGGAGTCGGAGAACGCTTGTGCCAGTTACAGCCGTGACTGA
- a CDS encoding 7-carboxy-7-deazaguanine synthase QueE, translating to MPVTAVTDLPVVELFSSIQGEGPLVGCRQVFLRLAGCNLNCAYCDTDFQPTDQARIETQPGSEQFLFWENPLKIERVMTHLRAWQQHCPKLHHSLSLTGGEPLLHGDALKEWLPQLRTLVPIQLETNGTLPQALELVIDQVDWVVMDIKLESQTREATPWTQHAAFLRVARQRSCSVKLVVGPGTSEEELLQAAQMVRDNAPDAEVFLQPRTVDGQCSLNGRILLQWQELMAEQGVRARVVPQTHCFLAVL from the coding sequence GTGCCAGTTACAGCCGTGACTGATCTGCCTGTTGTTGAACTGTTCTCATCCATTCAGGGCGAAGGACCGCTGGTCGGCTGTCGCCAGGTTTTTTTGCGCCTGGCCGGTTGTAATCTGAACTGTGCATATTGTGACACGGATTTTCAGCCGACCGACCAGGCTCGGATTGAGACACAACCGGGCAGTGAACAGTTTCTTTTCTGGGAAAATCCGCTGAAAATTGAACGCGTGATGACCCATCTGCGCGCGTGGCAACAACACTGCCCGAAGCTACATCACTCGTTGTCCTTGACCGGCGGAGAACCTTTGCTTCATGGCGATGCCCTTAAAGAGTGGTTACCGCAATTGCGCACTCTGGTTCCCATTCAACTTGAAACCAATGGCACGCTGCCCCAGGCCCTCGAATTGGTGATTGACCAGGTTGATTGGGTGGTCATGGATATCAAGCTGGAATCGCAGACTCGCGAAGCAACACCGTGGACGCAGCACGCGGCGTTTCTCCGTGTGGCCCGGCAGCGTTCCTGCAGTGTCAAATTGGTCGTGGGACCGGGCACTTCTGAGGAGGAGTTGCTTCAAGCGGCACAGATGGTCCGAGACAATGCTCCTGATGCTGAGGTGTTTCTCCAGCCACGAACCGTAGACGGGCAGTGCTCGCTCAATGGTCGTATTCTGTTGCAGTGGCAGGAGCTGATGGCTGAGCAGGGGGTGAGGGCGCGCGTTGTGCCGCAGACGCATTGTTTCTTGGCGGTTCTTTAG
- the coaD gene encoding pantetheine-phosphate adenylyltransferase, which produces MNRTAVYPGSFDPITNGHLDIIQRGLHAFDTIIVAVAKNSSKKGLFTVEERVEMIRAVVGENPRIIVDTIDGLLIDYVMRKGSRVILRGLRAVSDFEYEFQLAQMNHTVQKEVETMFMMTSVRYGYLSSSIVKEMASLNGPISEFVPEIVLKKLAEKFPEAEE; this is translated from the coding sequence ATGAATCGCACCGCAGTCTACCCGGGTTCGTTTGATCCAATCACCAACGGCCATCTGGACATTATTCAGCGCGGCTTACACGCCTTTGACACCATTATTGTTGCCGTCGCCAAAAACTCCTCCAAAAAGGGACTGTTCACCGTTGAAGAACGGGTTGAAATGATTCGTGCTGTTGTTGGAGAGAACCCGCGAATTATCGTCGACACCATTGACGGCTTGCTGATTGACTACGTCATGCGCAAAGGGTCACGCGTCATCCTGCGTGGCTTGCGCGCTGTTTCCGACTTCGAGTACGAATTTCAGCTGGCTCAAATGAACCATACCGTACAGAAGGAAGTGGAAACCATGTTCATGATGACCTCGGTCCGCTACGGCTATTTGAGTTCATCCATCGTCAAAGAGATGGCGTCATTGAACGGCCCGATCAGTGAGTTTGTTCCGGAGATTGTCTTGAAGAAGCTGGCGGAGAAGTTTCCTGAAGCCGAAGAATAG
- the rsmD gene encoding 16S rRNA (guanine(966)-N(2))-methyltransferase RsmD: MRIISGQARGKQLASVQGMEIRPTSDRVREALFSSLASRLGSFEGLEVLDLFAGTGALGLEALSRGAAHACFVDSGRQAQKLIQANSAQCGMSQRCQLIALPVERALERLRGSFDLIFLDPPYRKGLVDTTITRISRLDLLKPDGLICAEEDKATSVQEFLGNYYRINVKTYGSTALHLFAHTPTKETP, encoded by the coding sequence GTGCGTATCATCAGCGGCCAGGCCCGCGGCAAACAGCTTGCCAGTGTACAAGGCATGGAAATACGACCCACCAGCGACCGGGTTCGTGAAGCCCTGTTCAGCAGTCTGGCCAGTCGTCTCGGTTCATTCGAGGGTCTGGAGGTTCTCGACCTGTTCGCCGGCACCGGAGCCCTGGGACTCGAAGCGTTAAGTCGCGGTGCCGCTCACGCCTGTTTTGTCGACTCCGGGCGACAAGCGCAAAAACTGATCCAAGCCAACAGTGCCCAGTGCGGGATGTCGCAACGCTGTCAGCTCATTGCGCTGCCGGTTGAACGTGCCCTGGAGAGGCTCCGGGGATCTTTTGACCTGATTTTTCTCGACCCCCCTTACCGCAAAGGACTTGTGGATACAACCATTACCCGGATCAGCCGGCTGGACTTATTGAAGCCTGACGGCCTGATCTGTGCTGAAGAAGATAAAGCGACCTCCGTGCAGGAGTTTCTGGGAAACTATTACCGGATCAATGTAAAAACCTATGGCTCGACAGCCCTGCACCTTTTTGCCCACACCCCGACCAAGGAGACGCCATGA
- the yhbY gene encoding ribosome assembly RNA-binding protein YhbY has product MTTVSLSGKQNRFLRGLGHHLNPVVLIGKDTVSQGVIDSVEEALDQHELIKVKLLEGCLMDRKDVSEQLSTTTGSAVVQILGRTILLFRPTPEGKIELPKK; this is encoded by the coding sequence ATGACCACAGTCTCCCTGAGTGGAAAACAAAATCGATTCCTCCGCGGCCTCGGCCACCACCTCAATCCGGTGGTTCTGATCGGCAAGGACACCGTGAGTCAGGGGGTCATCGACAGTGTTGAAGAGGCCCTTGACCAGCACGAACTGATCAAAGTCAAGCTGCTCGAAGGCTGCCTGATGGATCGCAAGGACGTCAGCGAGCAGCTCAGCACGACAACAGGCAGTGCCGTCGTACAGATTCTCGGTCGCACCATTTTGCTGTTTCGGCCAACTCCGGAAGGCAAGATCGAGCTGCCGAAAAAATAA
- a CDS encoding acetoin utilization protein AcuC produces MAERFALIYSSRFSQYSYGDFHPFKVDRYRLTYELMDHCRLLAVPHMVQVECPEADEAALETFHRPDYLKTLAAFSADDDVHANFFYGLGDVENPVFKGLYDWARLMCGGTLEAARQVCELNMRAAFSMAGGWHHAHAARASGFSYLNDSVVAINELLRQGKRVVYVDLDAHHGDAVQEAFYTTDQVMTISIHENGKDFYPYSGFVDEVGEGAGYGYSINIPLVPHSDDLIFEQAFSRIVLPLIDSFRPDVLVTQLGADFMRTDPLTRLEGTTAFMEYAARHFLATKIPWVAVGGGGYHRLNVARAWTLLWATMIGESAPDALPESFLPTVASLGEETTLLRDPPHLASPDDFSRAQQHLDKTCSYLERQIFPLFHLRAGGV; encoded by the coding sequence ATGGCAGAGCGATTTGCACTCATCTATTCCAGCCGTTTCAGCCAGTATTCCTATGGCGATTTTCATCCGTTTAAAGTCGATCGTTATCGGCTGACCTACGAGCTGATGGACCATTGTCGTTTATTGGCTGTTCCGCACATGGTGCAGGTGGAATGCCCGGAGGCCGATGAAGCGGCGTTGGAGACCTTTCATCGTCCGGATTACCTGAAAACCTTGGCAGCATTCAGTGCCGATGATGACGTTCATGCCAATTTCTTTTATGGCCTTGGCGATGTCGAAAATCCCGTGTTTAAAGGCTTGTACGACTGGGCGCGGTTGATGTGCGGCGGGACTCTGGAAGCCGCCCGCCAGGTGTGCGAGCTGAACATGCGTGCGGCGTTCAGTATGGCGGGTGGTTGGCACCATGCCCATGCCGCCCGCGCTTCCGGGTTCAGTTATCTCAATGACTCCGTGGTCGCGATCAATGAGCTGCTGCGTCAGGGTAAGCGGGTGGTTTATGTCGACCTTGATGCTCATCACGGTGATGCTGTCCAGGAAGCGTTTTACACCACGGATCAGGTGATGACCATCTCGATCCATGAAAACGGTAAGGATTTTTATCCCTATTCAGGATTTGTTGATGAAGTGGGTGAGGGTGCTGGGTACGGTTATTCCATTAATATTCCTCTGGTGCCCCATTCCGATGATCTGATTTTTGAACAGGCCTTTTCCCGCATTGTTCTACCGTTGATTGACTCCTTTCGGCCGGATGTGCTGGTGACACAGTTGGGCGCGGATTTTATGCGGACCGATCCGCTGACACGTTTAGAAGGGACCACGGCATTTATGGAATATGCCGCCCGCCACTTTCTGGCTACTAAAATACCCTGGGTAGCGGTGGGCGGTGGTGGCTACCATCGGCTGAATGTGGCCCGCGCCTGGACGTTGTTGTGGGCCACCATGATCGGAGAATCGGCTCCGGATGCCTTGCCGGAGAGCTTTTTGCCGACGGTTGCCTCTCTCGGCGAGGAGACGACACTACTGCGTGATCCACCCCATCTGGCGTCGCCCGATGATTTTTCCCGTGCCCAGCAGCATCTGGATAAAACCTGCTCCTATCTGGAACGACAGATTTTTCCTTTGTTTCATCTGCGGGCGGGAGGTGTCTGA
- a CDS encoding outer membrane protein transport protein — MKLLITAVALALMVPGWVSAAGFHIREQGSKAMGMANAFAAQADDPSAIFYNPAGIAFQTGTQVSLGVTVINVPETEFRGTTKLGDVVSGLGVEQQVDTEARNDIFFPPNFYMTTRQEGSPWAFGVGVGSLYPLAKRWDTTSPFRDEVKEIAIKPINVNPTVAYQFESIKLGVAVGVDYTYADVWLEKSNCVDEYYFTSLGYSGFAAMPGQAARQLGEVELEADGDGWGYNFGLLWQPLDCLSFGVAYRSEIELDFDGDADYQLTTTGSAIYGMNTYSTGAETEITLPDTWSFAVAWKPTSKLTVEFDADRFGWSSYDSLDILFDENTVLPDSLNRKDWNDVWAYRFGAQYAMTESLDLRVGYARDNTPVPNDTIGPELPDADRNNYTFGFGYHTDRAVFDFAYMWVDFDDRKVDNETQTGTYKSDAYLFAANLTYFF; from the coding sequence TTGAAATTACTGATTACTGCTGTTGCCCTGGCACTGATGGTGCCGGGTTGGGTAAGTGCGGCGGGTTTCCATATCCGCGAACAGGGAAGCAAAGCGATGGGCATGGCGAATGCCTTTGCCGCCCAGGCTGATGATCCGTCGGCTATTTTCTACAATCCCGCCGGGATTGCCTTTCAAACCGGAACCCAAGTCAGTCTCGGGGTCACCGTCATCAACGTGCCGGAAACGGAATTTCGTGGTACCACCAAGCTGGGTGATGTGGTCAGTGGCCTTGGTGTTGAGCAGCAGGTCGACACCGAAGCGCGAAATGATATCTTTTTCCCGCCCAATTTTTATATGACGACGCGCCAAGAAGGTTCTCCCTGGGCGTTTGGTGTTGGTGTCGGATCGCTCTATCCACTGGCCAAGCGTTGGGATACCACCAGCCCGTTTCGTGACGAAGTAAAGGAAATTGCCATCAAACCGATTAACGTCAATCCGACCGTGGCCTATCAGTTTGAATCGATCAAACTCGGCGTCGCTGTTGGTGTTGATTATACTTATGCCGATGTCTGGCTGGAAAAATCCAATTGCGTTGATGAATACTATTTTACGTCTTTGGGGTATAGCGGCTTTGCGGCAATGCCTGGACAGGCAGCGAGACAACTTGGCGAAGTTGAGCTTGAAGCTGATGGTGATGGCTGGGGTTATAATTTCGGCTTGCTGTGGCAGCCTCTGGACTGTCTGTCTTTTGGTGTGGCCTATCGTAGCGAAATTGAGCTGGATTTTGATGGCGATGCCGATTATCAACTGACAACTACGGGCAGTGCCATCTATGGTATGAATACCTACAGCACAGGTGCTGAAACGGAAATTACCCTGCCGGACACATGGAGCTTTGCCGTGGCCTGGAAACCGACCAGTAAGCTGACCGTTGAGTTTGATGCCGACCGCTTCGGCTGGAGTTCTTATGACAGTTTGGATATCCTGTTTGACGAAAATACCGTGTTGCCGGATTCGCTGAATCGCAAAGATTGGAACGACGTCTGGGCCTACCGTTTCGGTGCTCAATATGCCATGACGGAAAGTCTTGATCTGCGTGTCGGCTATGCCCGCGACAATACGCCGGTGCCCAACGATACCATTGGTCCTGAGCTTCCTGATGCGGACCGCAACAACTATACCTTCGGGTTTGGTTATCACACCGACCGGGCGGTGTTTGACTTCGCTTACATGTGGGTTGATTTTGATGATCGCAAGGTCGACAACGAGACTCAAACCGGTACGTACAAAAGTGATGCCTATCTGTTTGCCGCCAATCTGACCTATTTCTTTTGA
- a CDS encoding RNA methyltransferase: MPHFTPIVVLVEPQHPGNIGAVCRAMANFGVSQLRLIKSCDPFHPDAVKFSVAARPLLGQAEHFSDLASALADVHFSVALTRRSGRLRGDLLPLEQLPHRLETVASNSRVAFVFGREDRGLTTEEVALCSQAATIETCDETGSLNLAQAVVVTLYEVTRHHHRQDVPQRDQPTHEQFEPLFHQLDELIHRVGYVNPSRPEVLPLLLRRLLRQAGPDVDELNLLRGLVHRLEESVQGWPGRRRG; encoded by the coding sequence ATGCCACATTTTACGCCGATCGTGGTTCTTGTTGAACCACAGCATCCCGGAAATATCGGCGCGGTCTGTCGGGCCATGGCCAATTTTGGTGTGTCGCAACTGCGGCTGATCAAATCCTGTGATCCTTTTCATCCGGATGCAGTCAAGTTTTCTGTTGCTGCCCGTCCGTTATTGGGGCAGGCCGAGCACTTTTCTGATTTGGCCTCGGCACTGGCAGACGTTCATTTCAGTGTCGCATTAACACGGCGCAGCGGTCGCCTGCGTGGCGACCTGTTGCCTCTTGAACAGCTGCCGCATCGCCTTGAGACCGTAGCGTCAAACAGCCGTGTTGCTTTCGTATTCGGTCGTGAAGACCGGGGCTTGACAACGGAGGAGGTTGCTTTGTGCAGTCAGGCGGCAACCATTGAAACCTGTGACGAAACCGGATCGCTGAATCTGGCCCAGGCGGTGGTCGTGACTCTTTATGAAGTGACACGTCATCACCACCGACAAGATGTGCCGCAACGGGATCAGCCTACGCATGAGCAGTTTGAGCCGCTGTTTCATCAACTTGATGAACTGATTCATCGTGTCGGATATGTCAACCCCAGCCGCCCTGAGGTCTTGCCCTTGTTGTTGCGGCGTTTGTTGCGTCAGGCGGGACCCGATGTGGATGAGTTGAATCTGCTGCGTGGCCTTGTGCACCGGCTGGAGGAGAGTGTGCAGGGCTGGCCGGGACGCCGCCGGGGTTAA
- the fabG gene encoding 3-oxoacyl-ACP reductase FabG — MTSSQRKIALVTGGSKGIGAAIAITLAGSGFDIWLNYRSDHEAAERVKEQVGHAGGQCVLLPFDVADAASCEERLKPYLEEQTPFAIINNAGFAKDTLLALMSPQEWNDVIAVHLGGFFNVTRQVMPLMLRKRCGRVINIVSTSGQTGVGGQTNYSAAKAGMIGATRSLAMEVAKRKILVNAVAPGFIETEMTDDLPLERILPMIPLGRIGKAQEVADMVDFLCSEKAQYITGQVFSVNGGACMP, encoded by the coding sequence ATGACATCTTCACAACGAAAGATTGCTTTAGTGACCGGTGGCAGCAAAGGAATCGGTGCCGCGATCGCCATCACTCTGGCGGGTTCCGGTTTTGATATCTGGCTGAACTATCGCAGTGATCATGAGGCTGCCGAGCGGGTCAAAGAACAGGTCGGGCACGCTGGAGGGCAGTGCGTGCTGTTGCCGTTTGATGTGGCTGATGCCGCATCCTGTGAAGAACGTCTGAAACCCTACCTCGAAGAACAGACCCCTTTTGCCATTATCAACAATGCCGGTTTCGCCAAAGACACCCTGTTGGCTCTGATGAGCCCCCAAGAGTGGAACGATGTGATTGCAGTGCATCTTGGTGGCTTTTTTAATGTCACCCGTCAGGTGATGCCGCTGATGCTGCGCAAACGCTGTGGGCGGGTGATCAATATCGTCTCCACCTCCGGTCAAACCGGTGTCGGAGGTCAAACCAATTATTCCGCCGCCAAAGCTGGCATGATCGGAGCGACTCGCTCCCTGGCCATGGAAGTGGCCAAACGCAAGATTCTGGTCAATGCGGTTGCTCCCGGTTTTATTGAAACGGAAATGACGGATGATTTACCTCTTGAGCGGATTCTGCCGATGATCCCCCTTGGCCGAATTGGCAAAGCCCAGGAAGTGGCTGACATGGTCGATTTTCTGTGTTCGGAGAAAGCGCAGTACATCACCGGTCAGGTATTTTCCGTGAACGGTGGCGCCTGTATGCCGTAA